The DNA sequence ATAGGAACGGAAACCTAACTGGCGAGATTCTAACAGAGTTCTGGGAAAGAGGGGTATGGATTTGGGAAGCAACAAGATTGGAGAAGCAGTGGCAGTTCAAAAGGGCAAAAGGAAAAGATTTGTGGGAGCAGTGGTTGATGGCAGATTTAAAGAGATACTCAATCAGGTAAAATAATTCCAGCAGAGTTAGCTACAGTTGTGTTAGGGTGAATGGGCATCCAAAGTGTGGGAATATGAGTTGATGGGTTTACACAGAGGGAGAGCTGGAAGGGATAAGTGGACAGTGAACTTAGTGCATTAGGGACTTAGACAGAAGTGGAAGAGAAGATGAGGAGTTGCGTGGTTAAAATATTGAGTGCGGAATAAAATTAAGATGTCACCTTTTAAAAATGGTACATGGATGGACTGCAGGAAACAAAGACTTTAACTGCAGTCAAGAGGAGACACTCAAAGCAAGAGAAGCTGTCAGAGGAGTAAGCAGATAGACACACAGTTATAAAAACATGCCACTAGTGGCATTCTTAGAAGGGCTAGTGGTTGAATGAATAGCTATTTAGGAAAGCTTGTTTCGAAAAGGAATAAGTGTGCCATCACCTTAACCAGGTTTCTGTCAAGAACATGTCAATGCATCATTCACAATGCCATCATTATTGGCAGCAAGGGcttttctccaaagtgaagagATATTGTGGAAGGAGAAGGATGATGACTGGCAAAATACAAAATGTGAGGGTTGGAATACTTGAGTGGAAAGGGGTTCAAAATTCACTCCATTTTGAGCAGGAAGGTTTGCAGGTTCAGCAATTAACTGTTGTTGGTGAGGGCTGCTGTATACACTGGCTATGATAGGCCTTTCAGAGATATCTGGAAAGACAGAGGGATTGGCAGACAGGAAATCAAGTCCTGGACTGCAGGAGAATAGCATTGTCAGGGAGTAAAGAAGGGGCAGGGAGGGATAGGAGACAACATGAGAGGAATACCTAAGGTAAATTAAAACAAGCATAAAACAGGAGAGAAGGTTCTCGGAGGatcaaaaaggaaaaaaaaagatgaaGGGTAGAGAACAAAGTGAAGTTAAAGTACCATCTCAGGTTTGAAGCAGTCACTAAAATCTGCAGAGAGGTTCGACAAAGAGTTTTGGTAATGTACCGATTATTAGGATTCATAAAAAAAACTTTGTTAGATTAGTGGATAGGACACAGGATAGAGTTCAGGGTTAAAGTCAGAGCTCTCTTGGGATAAAAGTCCTTGCGGCTAAATTACAGACAATATTTCAGTCTGATCTTGAAAATCAATGTATTGCAGATCAGGACTAATACCGAAATTGAAAACAGAATAGTCACACATTCTGCAATTTGTGgatgtgaaaggggaaagataaatGGAATGAATAACTATCAGCAAACATGATTGGTTTCAGCCTTCTTAATGGTGAAATGTCAGTCTCAGCTGTTCGCTCACCCTGTAAAATTTGAAATTTTAAATCCAAATAAAAACTGCAGTATTGTGCTGTTTTGAAATACATTATCCCAGTGGCATGCAGTCAAATTCAGAATTATTCTCCATATGCTAGCTTGACTTCACCCTGCATCAGCAGATGATAAAGAAGTGGTTTTAGCATGTGCATTATCTCCGATATTCCTACTATCATGCATCTTCCGATAGATATACAGTCGACTTAGCTGTACAGAGCTTGTGACATGCATGTACTTCTTGTAATGCTGTCACTTAGATTAAAAAGATAAATGAGGTCTTCCTATGCAAACATTAGCAGCAACATAATTCAAGGGAGGTGGAAGCAAAGGCGGCTCAATTTGAATTATGATCATTTAAATATTATTTGATGCTGGGTGTTAAAACATTCCCTTTTACTTATCTTGCAAATGTACGAGACTTTAATACTGCTGCAAATTTACTTGAAATATCAGGGGTGTTTAACCAAGTGCACTGCAAACAAAGCATTACTAAACATAACTTATTGTGAAAAGGGAAAATTTCTGTCAAATCCAGTGAAAAGCATGTTTATTGACTCAAAACTCCAAAATCCTAAATGAAATTTCCATCagtggccaaatggccttttctaTACTTCCCATCAGTAGAAAGAAAGGCCATTTAAAATGTTAGTTTTAAATTTAGGAGTGGTGTTGAAGGAAGCTCATTAAAAATGAGCAACATATTAAGCCCATATATCAAAGTTCAAATCAATTATGCAAAATTGATCACTATAGAACATTCATGCATGACCTCGAATAATAGGCATCCATTTTGAAAGCAAACATTCCAATTTGGAAATTTGGCAGGTTATGTGGGATTTCTTCACAATACAGAAGTCTGCAGTGGATATTTACAGTTTACTGCTCAATACACTGCAGAACACAAGTAGAGGTTGAATACAATAGTTACCATTTGGTGAAATTAAAACTGGACTTCAAGATGTTTCACTTCAGCCAGCAGTTGAAACTAATAACATTTAGGAGTCCTAAGCGTGTGTGAAATACTTTAGTCTGCCCaattttcacaaaacaaaatGCAGCCAAAAAATAAAACCCCCATTCTCTGTAATTTCCAGCATGTTGCCTTAATTACCAGAGCAAAACTAAATCAACCACTTGAATGGACTGGAATTGAGTCAGTGCCAGTTAACATATTCAACTCAGACACAGGTTCTGCTGCATCTGACCAGAGAGAAAAATATTCCTGAGCTTTTAACATAGCCGTGTGATTGGGACCACAACAGGTTTTACGAAATTACTGTGACATCAGACGCTGGGAAAGGTGAAAAACACCAGCAAGCCAGCCCTATAGTAGGGATTTAGAGTCTTAGGTCACAGAatcacaacacagaaacagactctttggtccaactcttccatgacCGCTATGTTTCCCAAACGATAGCCgccccattttcctgtgtttggcacatatccctctaaacctttcctatttgtgttACGGTCCAAAtagcttttaaatgttggaactgtacctgcctctaccccTACCACTATCTCAGGCAGCTCAATCCATGTATActccactgtgtgaaaaagtcgccCCACGGATtgattttaaatctttctcctctcaccttaaaattatgcccactagttttgaactcccctattccaggagaaaggcctttgctattcaccttatctatgcccttaatgattttgtaaaccttgataAAAATCACTCCTTGGCCTTCTACGCTCAGTGataaaagtcccagcttatcaagccactctttataactcaaaccctcagcTCCcactaacatccttgtaaatttttcctgcaccctttccagtttaataatattcttcctatagtagcgtgaccagaactgtacacagtagtcCCTATCAGAGCTTCCTTAAGGATTTGAAATTGTAATAGTGGTGCCTATAGACAAGACTGTAGgatggaggaacagcaggaggcaaaaaaaaaatcagattaacGAGCCTGCTCTGCCCTTCCAAGAGATCATGGATAATTTGATaatttctcaactccactttcctgccttcccCCCATAAACCTTGGTtcacttactgattaaaaatctctcagCCTTCAATGTAATTAACAACCCAGCCTCAATAAGCTCTCGGCGGTAAAGaggtccacagattcactacccttagAACAGATTGTGGATCAGTAAAGTTCAGTCTCTGAGGTCTGAGAGAACATGGAGCATTCAAGTCTCAAAGCTAAACCCTAAATACATAGAGGTGGCACTGAGGATTATAACGGATGTCAGATGACATAAGTGTATATATAAAACCTCCCGAGGAAGGCACACTCAACCCCAAAACGTTACTTCTGATTTCtctcacagaagctgccagacctgctgagctctccGAGCAATATCTGGTTCTGTTTATGAATATAATTGTAGTTTCTTTTCATTGCAAAACACTTTGTATATACAGCAAATTCAGGGTGATTAATTTGAGACAGATCACAAATTAGAAGACCAATGAAGTTAAGCTTGATTAATGACAACATTGTAACAAGACGACATATCAATAGTTAATATCTAGATCCTGAACAATACTCAAGCTCAAACTGTGAACATTTAGTCTGCTTATGCACTAGGTCGGCTGTTGTTGGACTGAAAAGTCCTACATGGATTTAAGAAAAGTATCTCcaaaatgttcagaacaattGTTTTTCAACACTGGTTCAAATGCGATCTACTCAGTTTTACCTTGAACAATTGCCCATACGTTTTCTCACTTGTCACAGTCATGTCATAACAAACTTAACAAAACACAACTTGGAAAAAGATTGTACAACGGAGTCCAGTTACTAGAAACGTTTACACTCCCAGAAATCCCAGATTAAAGCAGCTATGTCTCACTCTTGGAGTGAAACAATTAGCACAGTAATAGGCAATTTGGTATGAGAGTGGATTCGAAGAATTAAAAAGTGATCTTCTTTGGGTCATACTGGTTTTTGTAGCTGCCTCAATCCTTCCTTTAACAACTGTCTGTTCGATATTCCATTACAGTTCTTACCACGGTTAAAACCAAGCACTGCAAGTGGAAAATCCCCTATTTTACAGGGGTATAGCTCCAGTGCAGTGGTTGTGGGGAAAACTTCCTTACACTACAACAGACCTAATGACATGGGCATTAGATATCTTTCTCCATTCAAGCTTCTTATCCACGAGATGTTTAGGTGCAAAAGGAAGAGACCAGCTTTGCTTTTGCAACAGAACTTGCAAAACAAAAACAGTTCAAGACACGGACTTTGCAAATGGGACAAATTGCAAAGGAATCAGTTGACCGGCCTATAATAAGCAAATTACACAGAACCAACTAAAGATGCTGACATTTTAAGTAAATGTTAACCATTCAAGTTGTTTTAAAAACTAAATCAAAAAGCATCAAGGAAAAATAAACAAGAACAGGGCCTGTTATATTTTTAATCACTTTTTGATGATGACAGACTTGTCTTTTAAACTCAAAGATTTTAGACAAACATGCCTTAAAAACAAAATGTAACATTTTACACAGTACAATGCCACAAGACATGATGATGTTAAAAATCATTTGTGTAATAGTCATTGCACACATTCTCCCACCCCCCAAAGCCAAGGTAAAAGAGCGCTCTGGACTTCAGTATGGGAGTGCGGGGAATATCAGCACAGTACGAATGGTGGTCCATTGGAAAATAAATGACCCAACTCAAAACATCCTCGGGGTTTCTTCAGCCGCATGCCAACCCAACGTCCACTAGAGGGCGGCGCTGCAGCTCGCAGGGTTCAGGTTCCAGGGATCTAATGCAGCAATTTCTTTTGGTCTCTTTGCAAAATAAAGATCAGGGCTCTGTGTTTTTTTGATAAATTCAAAAATGGTCAAGGTTACtgagtgggaaggagggagagaggaaacaAAAGCAGACGCAAGACTGCAGATAAAGCATGGAAAGGAGCTGTGACCTAGAATTCTTTCAAGACAAATACAACTGGAAAACTAAACGCTGCGGTGCACATTTTCAAACTCCCTCACACAACTTTGCAGTTGCCACGGGCTGAAAAGGCGTCACTCCATACAGACAATGCTTACGAAATCGCCAGCAAATGGTCTCTAGATCCACTCAAATAGGTTTGCGTGTGTGTTTGGAGGAGACGGGGTGCAGGACAGATTGGGAAGCCAGTATATGGAGAGATCCACACCTTATAGGTCATATTAACCAAGCAGAGTTAGTTCCAAAGGGGTGGaagtatatatatacacacacacacacacacaggcagacagcaCATCAAAGCCTTCCTCACTCTCCCAAGGAAACCAGTTTTGACTGTATCACAGGCAAAGGGTTTTTCAAATATCTCATTCCATTAACTCTTCGAACCATACTGACAATACAGCTTTGAATAATAAATAAATGCACGCTTAAATTGGCCGGACCCGGCCATGTAAGTTtccctttctccccactcccaccccccccccccctcgccagCCCTACCTCAGGTAGTCTCTGCGACAGAGGATGAGGTTTGCCTTGGTGTACAGTGTTGAACCCACCTCTCCGAGGCGGCAGTCACAACAGGCACATTTCAGGCAGTCCTCATGCCAGTACTTATCCAGCGCCTTCAGGAGATAGCGGTCTTTAATCTTCCGGTTGCAGCCAGCACAACCCTTCGGCTTGGTGTCTGGCTGAGCTGAGAGCATTTGTATACCTGCAGGaggaagggaaggggaggggagggggaatgaggagaACAGGACCAAACACAGAACAACGCCACTTACTACCAGGTCagtgagagtggggtgtgtgtgaattGTGTCCTACACTGCAGTGTGTTAGATCGCTCGCGTTAAGCTAATCAAATGAATATTCAATTTCTAGCTGGACTGTCTGAAGTGCGGAAAACCATAAAATTACTGCCTTAACTGCCGTTCACACACTCTGCTGTCTGTGGTGTTCAGGCTGCGGAGATGTGTTGACAAGGGGCAGCAGTTGTAATATCTCGGTTAGGGGTATTTGGGCTGGTAAGTGGGGAGGGTCACCCCCCCCCTTCCAAATGGCAGTAACAGGAGACACAAGATCCCACCCACACAGAGGCAGCAACGCGACTCTAACCCGCCAGTCAGGAAGAAATGATATTTGCAACAACAATCAGAAACTTTCCCCATTCACTCCTCTCTATGTCACACCGCACCGTTATGAAAGCCCAATTCTCCAGCCTAATGACAGAGTGCTGGATATGGCGCCCCTTCCAACAATTACAGGTCAGTACTTTTGAGCTGAAACGCTTTTTTTGGGTGGGTTTTAATGGTTTAATTGATTAACCTCGTGTGCCCCCAGTTGGAAATACCCTCCCCAGTTCACATTGAGTCGTACTAAAAGAAAATAAACCTCCATTATGTTGGGGGGTGGAGCTCATTACTTATTGTAAAAAAAGTTCGGCCCCAAACTGCAATTACTGCATTGCCCCAATCCCTTTCAAGCTTCTCGTACACACACCATTTGTCAGAAATCTAGATTCATAAGTGAGAGGTTAAGGATGGTCCACAGTCTGTTTACATTTCTTAGTAGTTGCAACCATGGTAGTCCATTTGAAGAGCGCTCACTCAAATTGCTACGATTTTATTgggaacacccccccccccccctttctaaGCTCTTTTACCCTGGTGTGCCACTcaattctctctctcgatccccaaGAAGCTTGACGGGGGGGCAAGAATAATGTTGAAACACACTACCAGCCTCCAGATTAGTGAGACTTCCATTGCCCACAATATGTCGCGCTCCAttgttgaaaataaaaaaaaagtttcccAAACTGATTGCTAACTCGTTTATCcctggagaggggagagagagagagagagattgaaggaAAGACTTGGGAAATTGGGGATTCcacactgggggagggggaggaggaggaggggttaTAAAGGAAAAGAAGCGGTGGtaaatgagaaagagagaatttTGCCAACATTTCTCTTCATTAGGTCATTGAGGGATGGCAAACAAAAGAtttggggatgggatgggatgggatgggatgggatggaatgggggggggggggggaggaaagcagagggtgatggtgaagacTAAACGCTGGAATCAAACTGAAAGCCGATTCTCTGCTGGTTCATTGGGTTCAGATCGGACAGCAGCCCTCTGGGACCACGATGCAAATTAAATAAAGGTCCCcatttggggaggggggggggggggggaaagcttttttctaaaaaaaaataaagCGACTGGAGCTCGGAACCAATTTGATTCCCACTCCCTTCTTTAGATGCAGCTGTAAGGCTGAAGAGATACTGACATTTTTCCACTCTTATCAGTTTAATTACAGTTTCCATGGCAGCAAAGCGCTGATGCTTGGCAAAGGCCAATGAGATCTACGACAGCCATCCCAATTTCTGATGCAGGCAGCAtacaaaacaacaaaaaaaaggagagaaaagcccACTCTCACCGCTAACATGCTCAATTTAATATCTTTCCACCCCTCCTCCTCTACTCCGCGAGAGAAATGATCTGAATAATGCAAAGAGAACCGTTTACAGATGACAACACTTTTGTCAGAAAAGAGGAAATCCTTCAGAAAGCACTAAAATAAAATCATGGAAGTCGCAGAAAGCGTCACGCTGCTAACTTGCACATCCACAAAAAGAGAGAGATTGGTATTTCACTAAAACCTCTGAAGAACTCGGCTTTGTCTGAAatcacacgcgcgcacacacacacaatgacattgAGAATCCCAATTCGCAGCCTTACCAAAAGATAACTTTCCTCTCCTTTTTCCGCATCGGttgtttgtgttttttttgggggggtagGGGGTTGAAGGAGGGTTTGGCTAAGTCTCCAGCAGCTTCAGGCGGGAAGAGCCAGTTTCTTCCCCGTCAGGGTGAACTGGTAGCGGTGGGTAATAACACCGAGGCTGGTCATTGTCAATACCGACAAAGAGACACGCTACATTAAACGTACCGCACGTTTCTCATCGTCAGCCTGGCGCTGAAAGGCAGTTCTTGTGGTTTTCGGTGGGGGTGTTGGGTtgaggggcggggggtgggggaagaagaGGAATTTAAAAAGCTCTGCTTATAAcataccctctctccccttcctttgcaaaggcaagaactcccaccctcccccccaaaaaaacTTTTGCTTTTACATTCAAAAGAATCCCAGAAAAGATCTAACCGGAGGAAACTTATCTAGCCTCAGAACAAAAACTCCCCGAACAGAAAGGGACAACGCAGAAAGTTCAAACCGTTCAGAAATATAAAACGCACACTTTTCCAAAACAAAACCCAGCCTAGAGTAGCTACAAAATAGCCAGAGGGCTATTCATTCCACACTTACCGTCTCTATTCAACATGAAAAAGAAACCCTCTCCAAAATGTGTTCAGAATACAGCGTATACTTTCTTCCAATGCAAGGTCAACAAACGGAATGCACTTGTATCGTTAGAAAAGAAAGTTTTAAAACGTAATGAGATCCCCAAGGAACTGCCAGTAATCGAGTTGATCACAACGGAGCTACAGGTGTTCTGTCTGCGTATCCGCAGTGTAACCTTTCCCTGTGCCGAATGATGGAGGACAACTTACCTATCAGCTTATGAGAATTGTCCTAAACGAATTCAGCCTCATCATCTGCAAATTCAATCCTTCGCCAGCGAGACACAATGCAGTAAAAGGTCATTCAATTATTAGCGAGGTACCGCGGCtgccactacacacacactcactcactctcacacacatacacacacacacacacacacacagagcagcgGTCCCCTAGATCCaccacacgcacactctctacTGTCGACCTAAGTCCAGCAATAGCCCTGGGATGAATCTTGTCTTAATGGCTAATTTCCCCACGGTGAAAATTTACAAGCAGCCACTAGCTTTGGCTagacagatccacacacacacacttcccggAGAACGGTAAAAAAAACAGCTATAAAACCAACCTCTTGAGTGCGTCCAGTTCCAGAGACTGCGGATTAATGAAAGCTTTCTTATTGATTTAACCGGTTGTCAAAAAAAAGTGTAGCAGAGCCGAGTTATAATTCCCCCTCCCCGTTTGACAAAATAAACCCCTTCCCTACCGTTTAGTCCCATACAACTATGAGATATCAATGCCTTTTGTTAgccaatacatacacacacacacacaacgcagCGAGAGagacaaaatcaaaacaaatggAAAAGCTAATGAGGACAATTAAATTAATTATGTTCAAggagatgagtttttttttaaaaaaactgtatgATCTGCTATTCCTCGCTTGCAAGGACTGCTCTGTGATTCATGGCAACTGATTAGTGCATCTATGCAAATCTTTGTTTAAATCATTCAACTAATTAAATGATAGGATTATTCTTCTGCCTACAgtgacatcatttcccagtaatTAGTACTCTGTTTAGGCCGTGGCAATAGATTCTTAATAACACCAGCGAGTTGCAGATGTTGAACCATTTTCTCACGCGTCTGTGAGGAACTGCCCCAAACCCCGATTACATACTGTACTTATACCTCCTCGGAGGGAGAAGAATAATACGCCCCAACTACAtttaaaaggagaaaaaaaaaacacataggAATCAATAGTTAACATTCAGCTCCATGCTACCCATTTCTCTtattcccacccccacccaccacacAAAATGTAATGATAATAAGATGGGTCATAAAATGCTCCTCTTTTCATTATGACTGATGAAATGCATTAAAACTGACAGGGTATTACCTGACAGTAATTAGGTTTTGTCATGAATTAAATTATTTGAATGTGGACTATCTTCCCAATCGTGCAATTTTCAGGGAATTTTTTTCTCAAGTCAGGGAAGAGACAGAAAATAGCATTTTCCCCCTCCCTTCATAATCGTATGAATTATTCACAGAATCATCACAAACCATACAGTTGAAGAGGCTCACCACTTAGTACATTGCACAGATGTGATCAACAGTGATTACTAGCAATGAAATActaggggacacacacacacacacacacacccagtgaTTTGGTGAACAAGAGGTGACATTTAATCACCAACCAATATTCTCAGATatttaaaaaacaaacaaacaccAATTCATAATCTCCACAAAATCCTCCCCTCTTCCCATTTTCAAAGATAAATTTTTGCATTTACACCTTTCTTCAAGGCAGAAGGGAGTTTTTAAACTAGGCGTGCGTTTTCTTTCACTGTGGGCAAATTAAGTGCTTAATTGAAAACTCTCAAGAAACCCCTTTCATTAAGAACTAAAAAGGAGCTAGCTAtttcttacttcttcaaaacaaatGTTCCAGCCCAAACTGACTCTCGAAAATCTATTGCAAGCTTCCCATTCATCAAAGAAGACATTTAATCCCTTATTTCACAAGCACACTTTAAAATCAAATTCAACACAGAAGACAATTATTGAACTCACCTTATTTCAAATCGCTGCTGAGCGGGGCTCAAGGAAAAAGACCAGTCAagttttcactttttaaaaaaaattgcttcaCACTAATGCGTTGATTTGAGGTCTTTCCTTTGCCTCAAAATAAAATCAAACAGAAATCCTACATTCACAAATAGAAACACTAAACAGTGTTGTTGAGGCGAGAATTAAGTGTTAGGctgtttcttcctcttctgaaaaaaaaactcagtttccagggaagatagagagagagaacaaatttCTTTTCATGGGGATGATGGCAGAACCAGTTACTTGTTCCTTCTAACCACGACAGCAAGGATGAAAGggccacctgtctctctcttctcGAGCTGAGCACAAAACCTGAGTGGGCCAGCTTCTTTTCCTCCAGTATTTAAGCACCTAACCAGGTCCCTAGTTAGCAGCTTCCTTCAGCTCATCCAAGAAGCTGACAAGTACTGTTAGAGGAGGCTGTACATGTTGCTCTAATGGACCTCATTAAGTTCTACTTACAGATGTTCTCTTAACATAATTGATCTGTGGTGAGTTGAGAGGACTGAAACTTATTCCCCAGCCCCCAATTACGGTTGGGTAATTAGATCCCCAACCTCCAATTTTTCACATTCACCCTTCTAACATTCCAAAATATCAAAGTATCTCTTTCTCACAAAGCCCCCCCTTACTGGACTCCACTCGCTCATGGTATTGACAGTTAGATCTGCTAACCTTTGTAGTGACGCCAGATTTAATAGCacattcagttcactgacagagCTCCATCTTTTTTTCCTCTCCCCCTTTGCTTCCTTTTTATTCTACTCTGATAACAAAGGGGAAGAGAAACTAACTTTGTGTGGTTTGTACTTTTTGATAAAAGCTACTAATGATCAGCCTTGGCAGGGGAGATTCTGTTTTAATGTCTTTTTTCAGAATCTGTTTTAATTCCTCAGATAGGAACTTTAAGGAGCAATGAAGGAGAGAGGTGCTGCTCTGAAACAGCAAGGAAAAAAAATACTGCACACCTGGGACAGATGAAGCCAAACCAATGCTTTTATAATGCCAATCAGCAATGCTGTTATCATCCCGCTAATTAGGAAAGCAGCCTAAaacagagagcactttgggaaaTGGTAATACTATGGTTTTGCACTTAAAAGAGTAGAAATTTTCTGTACTGTAGAATCCTGGATTGGCTTTGACAATCCTTTAACTATGGATAAGGTTTACTGTGCACTTCTtttctgaaacaaaagcaaagaTGTGGCTAAAGAAGGTGCCAAAGGAACTTTGATGGTCTCATGGGAGTCAAAGGTCACAGCACATCACAAAATTGGTGGAATGAATTTACAAGATGAGCAAAACAAATTCTCCACACACCGAGATACGTTGCTGAGAGTTAACGGGAGGCCGTCTGTATTTATTGCTGGTCCTAGGGTTCATGGCACTCCAAGAATAGATCTAAGAATATTAGGAAGGGTTCTGGGGAAACatcactcgacctgaaacgttaatgctgatttctctccacagatgctgccagacctgctgagcttttcaagcaatttctgtttttgtttccgattcACAGCATCCACACTTTCGGTTTTTACTAAGAATTTTAGATGTGATTAAATGTTTTGGTTTGTTAAGGACTCTTTAATGTAATTGTGGGTGAACCCATGAAGCTTTTGTGCAGGATTATTGAAGACTGAATATAATATTCCTGGTGATAGGGGACTTAATAGAGGAAAACATTTTAAAGTTTTGAAACTTCAACTGGAGGTATTTTCAAGGTTCTAAGAACAGGCATGTAGTGACTACTGCTGGGAATTCTGCAAGAGGAGAAGAGGTCAACTCAGGTACAGAGAGGTTTGGGAGATGTGCAATGCACAACAAGTGCTATACTAAGCTCAAGGTTTATGCCAAGAAAATAGACT is a window from the Chiloscyllium punctatum isolate Juve2018m chromosome 44, sChiPun1.3, whole genome shotgun sequence genome containing:
- the lmo3 gene encoding LIM domain only protein 3 isoform X1 — translated: MLNRDGIQMLSAQPDTKPKGCAGCNRKIKDRYLLKALDKYWHEDCLKCACCDCRLGEVGSTLYTKANLILCRRDYLRLFGVTGNCAACSKLIPAFEMVMRAKDNVYHLDCFACQLCNQRFCVGDKFFLKNNMILCQTDYEEGLMKEGYASQVR